The sequence GACGAGCAGGTGGACGCGGCGGCCGCGATGCGCCCGGACGTGATCACACTGGTCGGCGGGCTCAACGACGTCCTGCGGCCCGGCTGCGACGTGGCGGCGGTGTGCGAGGTGCTGGAGAGCTGCGTACAGCGCCTCGCCCCCGCCTGCGACCGCCTGGTGCTGATGCGCAGCCCGATCAGGCGGGGCCCGGTGGCGACGCGGTTCCTGCCGCGGATGGTGGAGCTGTTCGACTTCGTGGAGTCGCTGGCGGCCGCGCACGGCGCGGTCGTCGTCGACCTGTACGGGGCACAGGTGCTGGGCGACGCACGGATGTGGGCCGAGGACCGGCTGCATCTGACCGCGGAGGGCCACGAGCGGGTCGCCGAGGCGGTCTGGCAGGCGCTCGGCCTGCCCGAGCAGGCGGAGTGGACCCGCCCGCTGCCGCCGGAGGTGCGCGCCGGCTGGACCGCCCGCCGCGTGTCCGACCTGCGCTTCACCCGCGCCCACCTGCTGCCGTGGATCGGCCGTCGCCTGACCGGGCGGTCCAGCGGCGACGGCCGCAGCCCCAAGCGCGCCGAGTTGCTGCCGTACGACCTGCCCGGCGCCGCGCCGTACGCCCCGCGCGCCGCGCGCACGGTCCCGAGCGGCGAGGGCTGACCGTACGGGACACCCCGCGCGACCAGTAGAATCTCCCCACGTGACAGCCAAGCCGCGTATCCCGAATGTCCTCGCCGGTCGCTATGCCTCCGCGGAGCTGGCCGCGCTGTGGTCGCCCGAGCAGAAAGTGGTGCTGGAGCGCCGGCTGTGGCTGGCGGTGCTGCGTGCC comes from Streptomyces sp. NBC_00448 and encodes:
- a CDS encoding SGNH/GDSL hydrolase family protein, which encodes MQTPATYSSLVAVGDSFTEGMSDLLPDGSYRGWADLLAARLAAASREAGGEGVRYANLAVRGKLIRQISDEQVDAAAAMRPDVITLVGGLNDVLRPGCDVAAVCEVLESCVQRLAPACDRLVLMRSPIRRGPVATRFLPRMVELFDFVESLAAAHGAVVVDLYGAQVLGDARMWAEDRLHLTAEGHERVAEAVWQALGLPEQAEWTRPLPPEVRAGWTARRVSDLRFTRAHLLPWIGRRLTGRSSGDGRSPKRAELLPYDLPGAAPYAPRAARTVPSGEG